The Pelmatolapia mariae isolate MD_Pm_ZW linkage group LG10_11, Pm_UMD_F_2, whole genome shotgun sequence genome includes a region encoding these proteins:
- the gem gene encoding GTP-binding protein GEM: MLSTVRRHSLRLQNELHRWSICDAGSHPLSDSLLARVPACISRSKSCASSAGESDGSRGSWSSSDSVISTDSAGEHSAEPGRPYRVVLLGASGVGKTAFASIFAGAADSMDSDDCELCGDEVTEKEIEVDGEPASITLIDTWDSETDSECVYERYMQTGDAYLLLYSITDRASYLRASELRITLRRFRPAQNTPIILVGNKCDLVRRREVSVSEGRACAAVFDCKFIETSAAMQHNVWEAFRGIVRQLRLRRDSKDANKRRRHRSYTTRRESLPMKAKRFLDKVVAKNNPSVAFWLKSKSCHDLSVL; the protein is encoded by the exons ATGCTGTCCACTGTGCGCCGTCACAGCCTCCGCCTGCAGAACGAGCTCCACCGGTGGAGCATCTGCGACGCGGGCAGCCACCCGCTCTCGGACAGCCTCCTGGCGAGGGTCCCCGCCTGCATCTCTCGCTCCAAATCCTGCGCCAGCTCCGCCGGGGAGTCGGACGGGAGCAGAGGGAGCTGGTCCTCCTCGGACTCAGTCATCTCCACCGACTCCGCCGGGGAGCACTCCGCGGAGCCCGGGAGACCGTATCGGGTGGTGCTGCTGGGAGCCAGCGGGGTCGGTAAGACGGCTTTCGCCAGCATCTTCGCCGGTGCAGCTGACAGCATGGACAGCGACGACTGCGAGCTCTGTGGAG ATGaagtgactgaaaaggaaattgAAGTGGATGGAGAGCCTGCCTCTATAACTCTGATTGACACCTGGGATTCAGAG ACTGACAGTGAATGTGTGTACGAGCGgtacatgcagactggggatgCCTACCTGTTGCTGTACTCTATAACTGACCGGGCCTCATACCTGAGAGCTTCTGAGCTCCGGATAACCCTGCGTCGCTTCCGCCCTGCCCAGAACACACCGATTATCCTTGTGGGGAACAAGTGTGACCTGGTGCGACGCAGAGAGGTGTCAGTGAGCG AGGGTCGCGCTTGTGCCGCTGTGTTCGACTGCAAGTTCATCGAGACCTCGGCCGCCATGCAGCACAACGTCTGGGAGGCTTTCCGCGGCATAGTGCGACAGCTGCGTCTACGACGGGACTCCAAAGACGCCAACAAACGCCGCAGGCACAGAAGCTACACTACCCGCCGAGAGAGCCTCCCTATGAAGGCCAAACGTTTCCTTGACAAAGTGGTGGCAAAGAACAACCCCAGCGTGGCGTTCTGGCTGAAATCCAAGTCCTGCCATGATCTCTCTGTGCTGTAG
- the rad54b gene encoding DNA repair and recombination protein RAD54B, giving the protein MRRSGAPSKLLGNPVKKPRFVPPGACTSLSVAESKPLSPKLGLGNALDKIQRSLATPGASKTEFNVQPEAAPALSKVLARVLSATESKENEAETKHQNPGLGASAEDYKPAERAARARFPGAPPAGSDSGCSQDGARYFSVVWCKASKKKHKRWEGDAVLVTRGRTVTLKDMEGKDIGKGSGYKVSELASLSEGETLMIGGKEVEVMGVISAEDFAKGRCFQEVQTERVELNTKSAPPPSCRLAFKPFCPPTMVGGAGHRETKPEEEQTRRPRHDPLAPGALVMPRPSANQQWLNNKSGLPVVDVVLDPHLTTHLRPHQRDGLLFLYECVMGMRAAGCYGAILADEMGLGKTLQSVGLSWTLLKQGPYGGRPVAKRVLVVTPGSLVQNWAAEFNKWLGRERISVFTVDQDHRIEQFVLSPLHTVLVISYEMLLRCLEQVQKVDFGLIICDEGHRLKNSNIKTSSALSSLECNHRVILTGTPVQNDLQEFYAIIEFVNPGILGSSTAYRKVYEEPILRSRQPSCTEEERVLGEERAAELSRLTGMFILRRTQEIINRYLPPRLDWTLFCEPSPLQRELYKHLLCHRVFRACLQGSTQTHTHLACITALKKLCNHPGLLHVTVKERTDAGSVESSLYEGLADLFPESYSSGGFTMADSGKLLVLTDLLAAIRQLSSSDRVVVVSNYTQTLDLLQDLCVHMGYTFCRLDGHTPTNQRQRLVDSFNSPYSQNFLFLLSSKAGGVGLNLIGASHLVLYDIDWNPANDIQAMARVWRDGQKKTVHIYRLLTAGTIEERIFQRQVSKQGLSGTVVDMGKGAEHTSFSTSDLRDLFSLTETPCLTHDLLNCGCGMDGTLSAVTEDEELVSERPCQLGRQGDRKGAAQKHLSMSELMQWRHFSGDTHSFSDLYLDHARHNITFAFQTTISHATQ; this is encoded by the exons ATGCGGCGCTCTGGAGCTCCCAGCAAGCTCTTGGGTAATCCAGTGAAAAAGCCTCGGTTTGTGCCACCTGGTGCATGTACTTCACTTTCTGTGGCTGAATCCAAGCCTCTGTCCCCCAAACTTGGTTTAGGCAATGCACTGGATAAa ATCCAGAGAAGCCTTGCAACACCAGGTGCAAGTAAGACAGAGTTTAACGTCCAGCCTGAAGCTGCCCCAGCCTTGTCAAAGGTTCTGGCTCGTGTTCTCAGTGCAACTGAGAGTAAGGAAAATGAGGCTGAGACAAAGCATCAGAACCCTGGATTAGGAGCCTCTGCCGAAGACTATAAACCAgcag AACGCGCGGCGCGGGCACGCTTTCCTGGAGCT cctcctgcaGGCTCAGACTCCGGCTGCAGTCAGGACGGGGCGCGTTACTTCagtgtggtgtggtgtaaggCCAGCAAGAAGAAACATAAGCGCTGGGAGGGAGACGCAGTGCTGGTGACAAGAGGACGAACAGTCACTCTTAAAGATATGGAGGGGAAGGATATCGGAAAGG GTAGTGGCTACAAGGTGTCGGAGCTGGCCTCGCTCTCCGAGGGAGAGACTCTCATGATTGGTGGGAAAGAGGTGGAGGTGATGGGAGTCATTTCTGCTGAGGACTTTGCCAAGGGGCGCTGTTTTCAGGAGGTCCAAACAGAGCGAGTGGAGTTAAACACAAAGTCTGCTCCACCACCCTCCTGCCGCTTGGCATTCAAACCTTTTTGCCCTCCAACAATGGTGGGCGGAGCGGGCCACAGAGAAACAAAACCAGAGGAGGAACAAACCCGCAGACCTCGCCATGACCCCCTCGCTCCAG GTGCACTGGTGATGCCTCGCCCTTCCGCCAACCAACAGTGGTTAAATAACAAGTCAGGGCTTCCTGTGGTTGATGTTGTGCTTGACCCACACCTGACCACACACCTGCGACCACACCAGAGGGATGGCCTGCTCTTCCTCTACGAGTGTGTCATGGGCATGAG AGCTGCAGGTTGCTACGGTGCGATCCTGGCTGACGAAATGGGTCTGGGAAAGACTCTCCAGAGCGTGGGGCTGTCTTGGACGTTGCTGAAGCAGGGACCTTACGGTGGGAGGCCAGTTGCTAAGCGTGTGCTTGTGGTTACACCTGGCAGCCTGGTACAGAACTGGGCCGCAGAATTCAACAAGTGGCTGGGCCGTGAGAGGATCAGCGTTTTCACTGTGGATCAG GACCACAGGATAGAGCAGTTCGTTTTGTCCCCACTGCACACCGTTCTTGTGATAAGCTATGAAATGCTGCTTCGCTGCCTGGAGCAG gtccagaaagTTGATTTTGGTCTTATAATCTGTGATGAGGGTCACAGATTAAAGAATAGCAACATCAAAACATCATCAGCCCTCAGCAGCCTCGAGTGTAATCACAGAGTCATACTTACAG GCACTCCAGTTCAAAACGACCTGCAGGAGTTCTACGCCATCATTGAGTTTGTGAACCCTGGGATTCTGGGCTCATCGACTGCTTATAGAAAAGTATATGAGGAACCAATCCTGCGCTCCAGACAGCCCTCATGCACAGAG GAGGAGAGAGTTTTGGGAGAGGAGCGAGCGGCCGAGCTCTCTCGTCTGACCGGCATGTTCATCTTGAGGCGGACGCAGGAAATCATCAACCGCTACCTGCCTCCTCGCCTCGACTGGACGTTGTTCTGCGAGCCGTCCCCTCTGCAACGAGAGCTGTACAAGCACCTCCTCTGCCACAGAGTCTTCAGGGCCTGCCTTCAGGGCTCCACTCAAACCCACACACATCTGGCTTGCATCACCGCACTGAAAAAGCTCTGTAATCACCCCGGACTGCTCCACGTCACTGTTaag GAGAGGACAGATGCTGGCTCTGTGGAGAGTTCATTATATGAGGGCCTGGCAGATCTCTTCCCAGAATCCTATTCTTCAGGAGGATTCACCATGGCTGACTCTGGAAAACTGCTGGTTCTTACGGACCTGCTTGCCGCCATTAGACAGCTGAGCTCTTCAGAcag GGTGGTCGTAGTGTCAAACTACACTCAGACGCTAGACTTGCTCCAAGACCTGTGTGTACACATGGGCTACACCTTCTGTCGGCTGGACGGACATACCCCCACGAACCAGAGGCAGCGACTGGTCGACAGTTTCAACAGTCCCTATTCTcagaacttcctgtttctgctgaGCTCTAAAGCAGGTGGGGTTGGGCTTAATCTCATTGGCGCTTCCCACCTGGTGCTATACGACATCGACTGGAACCCTGCCAATGACATTCAG GCCATGGCTCGGGTGTGGAGAGATGGACAGAAGAAGACTGTGCACATCTACCGTCTTCTCACTGCAG GCACCATTGAGGAGCGTATATTTCAGCGACAGGTGTCTAAACAGGGACTCTCTGGAACCGTGGTTGACATGGGGAAAGGGGCAGAGCACACGAGTTTCTCCACCAGTGACCTGCGAGATCTTTTCAGCCTGACGGAGACGCCCTGCCTGACTCATGACCTGCTGAACTGTGGCTGCGGCATGGATGGCACACTCAGCG CTGTCACAGAGGACGAGGAGCTGGTTTCCGAACGGCCCTGCCAGCTCGGTCGTCAAGGTGACCGTAAGGGGGCGGCACAGAAGCATCTCAGCATGTCCGAGCTCATGCAGTGGAGACATTTCTCCGGTGACACACACTCCTTCTCCGACCTCTACCTCGATCACGCGCGACACAACATCACTTTCGCCTTCCAGACCACCATCTCTCACGCAACCCAGTAA
- the LOC134636619 gene encoding fibrinogen silencer-binding protein gives MASSSVFLSSMVGKARSSNFTLSEKLDLLKLVRPHIRILEEHTNKHAVIVDKNKCWDTVAEQYNALGGDRPHRTAQGLRTLYKRLKESAKQEVMQRRHAQPEYRASISEPTRRIMEMIPHLFHHVPIHEKDQALRRLIYSKHNSPIEHPGSSSSLAGLQDYSASVPSIPHEVVQLDAEQDVKPPPDLPILPAHTGPRLEGGQEREGEQDLGSIHDYEASLSPAPSSVNIPLSTSPLPLRHELYPNDIYPHHEPDRFRPLQLAKEEHELVLANHRKVALYLEEKREGLKRKQELEEELLRAKIKVEKLKAARLRHGLPISL, from the exons ATGGCATCcagctctgtgtttttgtccagTATGGTGGGTAAAGCCCGCTCCTCCAACTTCACTCTCTCTGAGAAGCTGGACCTGTTGAAGCTGGTCCGGCCTCACATCCGAATCCTGGAGGAGCACACCAACAAGCACGCGGTCATCGTGGACAAGAACAAGTGCTGGGACACTGTTGCTGAACAGTACAATGCCCTGGGAGGAGACAGACCCCATCGCACAGCTCAGGGCCTCCGGACCCTCTACAAGAGACTGAAGGAGTCAGCCAAGCAGGAAGTGATGCAGAGGAGACACGCCCAGCCAGAGTACAGAGCAAGCATCTCCGAGCCAACCAGGAGAATTATGGAGATGATCCCTCACCTGTTTCACCACGTGCCCATCCACGAAAAGGACCAGGCGCTGCGCAG ATTAATATACAGCAAGCACAACTCTCCTATTGAACATCCTGGCAGCAGCTCATCTCTGGCTGGACTTCAGGATTACTCCGCATCTGTCCCAAGTATCCCCCATGAGGTGGTCCAGCTGGACGCTGAACAGGATGTAAAACCACCGCCAGACCTTCCCATCCTCCCAGCTCACACAGGACCACGGCTGGAAGGAGGCCAGGAGCGAGAGGGAGAGCAGGACTTGGGCAGCATCCATGATTATGAAGCGTCGTTATCTCCAGCTCCTTCCTCTGTTAACATCCCTCTCTCCACCTCGCCGCTGCCCTTACGCCATGAGCTCTACCCCAACGACATCTACCCTCACCACGAGCCGGACAGGTTTCGGCCTCTGCAACTGGCCAAAGAGGAGCACGAGCTGGTGCTGGCCAATCACAGGAAGGTGGCCCTGTACCTGGAGGAGAAGAGAGAGGGGCTGAAGAGGAAGCAGGAACTGGAGGAGGAACTGCTGCGAGCCAAGATCAAAGTGGAGAAACTGAAGGCAGCCCGACTGAGACACGGACTGCCCATTTCTCTTTAA
- the rnf41l gene encoding RING finger protein 151 isoform X1 produces MGYDLERFVGYVNEGLLCCVCRDVLERPLQAPCEHAYCSSCISTWLVHHHSCPEDRLPLDVGSLKPLYRYMRNDLNRLQICCVNAAQGCEVVCSLESLHSHEDECEFAFISCANTGGEYICYHCGCPVQVERRGLEAHLSECSFRSRECPNGCGHTLLSIDQSQHNCVAELRTEVEMLRVEMLCKVEEVRREMESRLDSQRRHMVQKESQLKNEVEELKGQLSRVMCDMRALLGAERLRRQELAEAELEKRELLQLLRDLQPTRSQNPTEQAARDQHQGEVQTSGWELHTEPTRHQQREASSHPSSLSLHSAQSSHASGPPPSPQLGEGGRKGGTRSLTLDCIKKKSREVTVI; encoded by the exons aTGGGCTATGATCTGGAGAGGTTTGTAGGTTACGTGAATGAGGGTCTACTGTGCTGTGTATGTCGAGACGTGCTGGAGCGCCCCCTCCAGGCACCCTGTGAACATGCTTACTGCAGCTCCTGCATCAGCACCTGGCTGGTCCATCACCACTCCTGTCCTGAGGACAGACTGCCACTGGATGTGGGTAGCCTCAAACCACTGTACAG GTACATGCGTAATGATCTGAACCGTCTGCAGATCTGCTGTGTGAATGCAGCACAGGGGTGTGAGGTGGTCTGCTCCCTGGAGAGCCTCCACTCACACGAGGACGAGTGTGAATTTGCCTTCATATCCTGCGCTAACACAG GTGGAGAGTACATATGTTACCACTGTG GCTGTCCCGTGCAGGTCGAGAGGCGGGGCTTGGAGGCTCACCTGTCAGAATGTAGCTTTCGCAGCAGGGAGTGTCCTAATGGTTGCGGCCACACGCTGCTCTCCATTGACCAGTCACAACATAACTGTGTAGCGGAGCTGCGCACTGAGGTGGAGATGCTCAG GGTGGAGATGCTGTGCAAGGTGGAAGAGGTGAGACGAGAGATGGAGTCTCGGCTGGACTCGCAGAGGAGGCACATGGTGCAGAAAgagtctcagctgaagaacgagGTGGAGGAGCTCAAG GGTCAGCTATCCCGTGTGATGTGTGACATGCGTGCACTGCTAGGTGCAGAGCGTTTGAGGAGACAAGAGCTGGCAGaggcagagctggagaagaGAGAACTGCTACAGCTCCTCAGAGACCTGCAGCCCACCAGGAGCCAGAATCCCACTGAACAGGCAGCCAGGGACCAGCATCAGGGAGAGGTGCAGACATCAGGCTGGGAACTCCACACCGAGCCAACCAGACATCAACAGAGAGAGGCTTCTTCACATCCCTCCAGTCTATCACTGCATTCAGCCCAGTCTTCACATGCATCAGGCCCACCCCCATCACCACAGCTGGGTGAGGGAGGGCGCAAGGGTGGGACCCGGAGTCTGACCTTGGACTGCATCAAAAAGAAGAGCAGGGAGGTGACAGtgatctga
- the rnf41l gene encoding RING finger protein 151 isoform X2, whose protein sequence is MGYDLERFVGYVNEGLLCCVCRDVLERPLQAPCEHAYCSSCISTWLVHHHSCPEDRLPLDVGSLKPLYRYMRNDLNRLQICCVNAAQGCEVVCSLESLHSHEDECEFAFISCANTGCPVQVERRGLEAHLSECSFRSRECPNGCGHTLLSIDQSQHNCVAELRTEVEMLRVEMLCKVEEVRREMESRLDSQRRHMVQKESQLKNEVEELKGQLSRVMCDMRALLGAERLRRQELAEAELEKRELLQLLRDLQPTRSQNPTEQAARDQHQGEVQTSGWELHTEPTRHQQREASSHPSSLSLHSAQSSHASGPPPSPQLGEGGRKGGTRSLTLDCIKKKSREVTVI, encoded by the exons aTGGGCTATGATCTGGAGAGGTTTGTAGGTTACGTGAATGAGGGTCTACTGTGCTGTGTATGTCGAGACGTGCTGGAGCGCCCCCTCCAGGCACCCTGTGAACATGCTTACTGCAGCTCCTGCATCAGCACCTGGCTGGTCCATCACCACTCCTGTCCTGAGGACAGACTGCCACTGGATGTGGGTAGCCTCAAACCACTGTACAG GTACATGCGTAATGATCTGAACCGTCTGCAGATCTGCTGTGTGAATGCAGCACAGGGGTGTGAGGTGGTCTGCTCCCTGGAGAGCCTCCACTCACACGAGGACGAGTGTGAATTTGCCTTCATATCCTGCGCTAACACAG GCTGTCCCGTGCAGGTCGAGAGGCGGGGCTTGGAGGCTCACCTGTCAGAATGTAGCTTTCGCAGCAGGGAGTGTCCTAATGGTTGCGGCCACACGCTGCTCTCCATTGACCAGTCACAACATAACTGTGTAGCGGAGCTGCGCACTGAGGTGGAGATGCTCAG GGTGGAGATGCTGTGCAAGGTGGAAGAGGTGAGACGAGAGATGGAGTCTCGGCTGGACTCGCAGAGGAGGCACATGGTGCAGAAAgagtctcagctgaagaacgagGTGGAGGAGCTCAAG GGTCAGCTATCCCGTGTGATGTGTGACATGCGTGCACTGCTAGGTGCAGAGCGTTTGAGGAGACAAGAGCTGGCAGaggcagagctggagaagaGAGAACTGCTACAGCTCCTCAGAGACCTGCAGCCCACCAGGAGCCAGAATCCCACTGAACAGGCAGCCAGGGACCAGCATCAGGGAGAGGTGCAGACATCAGGCTGGGAACTCCACACCGAGCCAACCAGACATCAACAGAGAGAGGCTTCTTCACATCCCTCCAGTCTATCACTGCATTCAGCCCAGTCTTCACATGCATCAGGCCCACCCCCATCACCACAGCTGGGTGAGGGAGGGCGCAAGGGTGGGACCCGGAGTCTGACCTTGGACTGCATCAAAAAGAAGAGCAGGGAGGTGACAGtgatctga